In bacterium, one genomic interval encodes:
- the folE2 gene encoding GTP cyclohydrolase FolE2 produces MPDNHSMHPHLPDVANEEPAFDIPLDKVGVKHILYPITVLDRHDHWQSTVARVNMYVDLPQEFRGTHMSRFIAILNRFRGRISFETIRQIVKATRTEFQAMEAHLELRFPYFIEKLAPVSREPSLMEYRAGFHAFARGDDFEIQLEVSVPVTSLCPCSREISDRGAHNQRSIVRMRIKTGNRLVWIEELVAIAEAAGSAPLYSLLKREDEKAVTEAAYDNPRFVEDIVRTVANALGSDPRITAYRVECENFESIHNHSAYAQISKGL; encoded by the coding sequence ATGCCCGATAACCACTCGATGCACCCGCACCTCCCCGACGTGGCCAACGAAGAGCCCGCCTTCGACATCCCGCTCGACAAGGTCGGCGTCAAGCACATCCTCTACCCGATCACGGTCCTGGACCGCCACGACCATTGGCAGTCCACCGTGGCGCGGGTCAACATGTACGTGGACCTGCCCCAGGAATTCCGCGGCACGCACATGAGCCGCTTCATCGCCATTCTCAACCGCTTCCGGGGCCGGATCAGCTTCGAGACCATCCGTCAGATAGTCAAGGCCACCCGGACCGAGTTTCAGGCCATGGAGGCGCACCTGGAGCTCCGCTTCCCGTACTTCATCGAGAAGCTGGCCCCGGTCTCCCGCGAGCCCTCGCTGATGGAATACCGCGCCGGGTTCCACGCCTTCGCCCGGGGGGACGACTTCGAGATCCAGCTCGAGGTCTCGGTGCCGGTGACGAGCCTCTGCCCCTGCTCGAGGGAGATATCCGACCGGGGCGCCCACAACCAGCGCTCCATCGTCCGGATGCGCATCAAAACCGGCAACCGGCTGGTCTGGATCGAGGAGCTGGTGGCCATCGCCGAGGCGGCCGGCAGCGCGCCCCTCTACTCGCTCTTGAAGCGGGAAGACGAGAAAGCGGTCACCGAGGCGGCCTATGACAACCCCCGTTTCGTCGAGGACATCGTCCGGACGGTGGCCAACGCCCTGGGGTCCGACCCACGGATCACGGCCTACCGCGTGGAGTGCGAGAATTTCGAGAGCATCCACAACCACAGCGCCTACGCCCAAATCTCGAAGGGGCTCTGA
- the kdsB gene encoding 3-deoxy-manno-octulosonate cytidylyltransferase, with the protein MKSPRTLCVIPARYASTRLPGKPLKNLGGRPLILHTVEKAEGATAVDWTVVATDDERVARVVREAGHDAVLTPELPSGTHRAAYVARKINCRFVLNLQGDEPFMDPNLLNALVARLAEGDAAIASAVHASTDPDLYRDPNCVKAVLDTAGNALYFSRSPVPYDKSGAELLFLRHVGLYGFTREALLAAVELPEGDLERREGLEQLRWLEAGMRIACIRTDWNGIGVDTADDLRRAESFLERQARDDDAR; encoded by the coding sequence ATGAAATCCCCCCGGACGCTCTGCGTCATCCCCGCCCGCTACGCGAGCACCCGTCTGCCGGGCAAACCCTTGAAAAATCTGGGCGGCCGTCCACTCATCCTCCACACCGTCGAGAAGGCCGAGGGCGCGACCGCCGTGGACTGGACCGTGGTGGCCACGGACGACGAGCGCGTCGCCCGCGTGGTCCGCGAGGCCGGCCACGACGCCGTGCTCACGCCGGAGCTGCCGTCGGGAACCCACCGCGCGGCCTACGTCGCCCGGAAGATAAACTGCCGCTTCGTCCTCAACCTCCAGGGCGACGAGCCGTTCATGGACCCGAATTTGTTGAACGCCCTGGTCGCCCGCCTGGCGGAGGGGGACGCCGCGATAGCCTCCGCGGTGCACGCATCCACGGACCCCGACCTGTACCGGGACCCGAACTGCGTCAAGGCGGTCCTGGACACAGCGGGCAACGCGCTCTACTTCAGCCGCTCCCCCGTGCCCTACGACAAGTCCGGCGCAGAATTGCTCTTTCTCCGCCACGTGGGCCTGTACGGCTTCACCCGGGAGGCGCTCCTGGCGGCCGTGGAGCTGCCCGAAGGCGACCTCGAGCGCCGCGAGGGGCTGGAACAGCTCCGCTGGCTCGAGGCGGGGATGCGCATCGCCTGCATCCGCACCGACTGGAACGGCATCGGCGTGGACACGGCCGACGACCTGCGCCGGGCGGAGAGTTTCCTGGAACGTCAAGCGAGGGACGACGATGCCCGATAA